A single window of Chloracidobacterium sp. DNA harbors:
- the ribB gene encoding 3,4-dihydroxy-2-butanone-4-phosphate synthase: MSLSSIEQAVDDIRDGKMIIIVDDEDRENEGDLVCAAEKVTPEIINFMATHGRGLICLPLTEERCDELQLIPQTSDNTSSMGTAFTISIEAREGVTTGISAADRATTILKAVDPASKATDLARPGHVFPLRAKRGGVLVRVGQTEASVDVAKIAGLTPAAVICEIMNEDGTMARMPELEVFAARHELKIISVADLVRYRVRKERLVKRVVESDLPSESGAWRAIVYQNQINGEMHVAFVLGDVSDTTAETLVRVQTENITFAMFGANIGEASTAIRSSLSKISAAGRGVILYLRQRENNLDLVNQLRTYKLMQEQGLDFTTAKQQTGYGKTHDYGIGAQILSDLGLKRIKLLTNHPPRFSAIEAFDLEIIETVGL; the protein is encoded by the coding sequence ATGTCCCTTTCATCAATCGAACAAGCCGTCGACGACATTCGCGACGGCAAGATGATCATCATCGTCGACGACGAAGACCGCGAGAACGAAGGCGATCTGGTCTGTGCCGCCGAAAAAGTGACGCCTGAGATCATCAATTTTATGGCGACTCACGGCCGCGGCCTCATCTGTCTGCCGCTGACCGAGGAGCGTTGCGATGAGCTGCAATTGATACCTCAAACATCAGATAACACCTCGAGTATGGGCACGGCATTTACGATCTCGATCGAGGCCCGCGAGGGCGTAACGACGGGCATCTCGGCCGCTGATCGTGCGACGACGATCCTCAAGGCTGTCGATCCCGCGTCGAAAGCCACGGACCTCGCCCGGCCCGGACACGTATTTCCGCTGAGGGCAAAACGCGGCGGCGTCCTCGTGCGTGTCGGCCAGACGGAGGCAAGTGTCGATGTCGCTAAGATCGCGGGATTGACGCCGGCGGCGGTCATCTGCGAGATAATGAATGAAGACGGGACGATGGCACGAATGCCGGAACTCGAAGTATTTGCGGCCAGGCACGAGCTAAAGATCATTTCCGTCGCCGACCTCGTCCGCTACCGCGTCCGGAAAGAGCGGTTAGTCAAACGCGTTGTCGAATCGGATCTGCCAAGTGAAAGCGGAGCTTGGCGGGCAATAGTTTACCAAAATCAGATAAACGGTGAAATGCACGTGGCATTTGTCCTCGGGGATGTTTCCGATACAACGGCTGAGACTCTTGTTCGCGTCCAAACAGAGAATATTACGTTCGCGATGTTCGGTGCGAACATCGGCGAGGCATCGACCGCGATCCGATCTTCGCTGAGCAAGATATCGGCGGCGGGCCGTGGCGTTATTCTATATCTCCGGCAGCGTGAAAATAATCTCGATCTCGTCAATCAGCTGCGGACATATAAATTGATGCAGGAGCAAGGCCTCGATTTTACGACCGCAAAGCAACAGACCGGATATGGCAAAACACACGATTACGGCATCGGCGCGCAGATATTGAGCGACCTCGGGCTCAAGCGGATCAAACTATTGACCAATCATCCGCCGCGTTTTTCGGCGATCGAGGCATTTGACCTCGAAATAATTGAGACCGTCGGCCTCTAA